Within Kiloniellales bacterium, the genomic segment CGGCGCCGGAGTCGAGCAGCGCGGCAGGCTCCGAGCCGTCCTGCCACCAGACGATGTTGCCCTTGATCTTGTCGAGCACGGCGAAGGCCCGTTCCTGCCCCGCTTCGGTGTCCAGGGTCGCGTAGACCTGGTCCGGCGCCACGCCGTCGGCCATCAGGGCCCACTCCATGACGACCCGGGGGTCGCGCCTGAGGCCCCGCTTGCCGGGGTACTTCCTCAGGTCGAAGAAATCGGTGAGCTTGCTGGGCGGGTTCGCGCCGACGGCCTCCTGGTCGTAGGCGACGACCGTGGACCACACGGTCTGGCCCACGCCGCACTCCGTGAACGCCCCGGGGATGAAGTCCTCGCTCGCCGGCGTGCCGTCGTCGCCGGGCGGCAGGCTGCCGTGATCGATCTTCTCCAGCAGCCCCTCGCGGCACGCCCTGATCAGGTCGGACTGCTCGAAATCCACCACGTCCCAGACCACGTTCTCGGTGTCGCGCTGCTCGCGGATCTCGTCCAGACCGCCTCCGTAGGTGAGCATGGCCACCCACTCGCCGCGCTGCTCGCGGTAGGGCTTCACGTAGGCCAGCATCTGGCTCCTGGTGTAGCTGCCGCCCCAGGAAACGACGGTCAGCTCCTTCTGGGGCCCGTTCTGCGCCCAGACGGCGCTCGGCACCAGCAGACTGGCCGCCAAGCCGAGCAGCACCGTTCTCTTGAACGACTTCATGTTCCTGCCTCCCTCGAGATACCGTCTGTTTGGCATGCTCCCCGCGTTCACGCCCGCAACTCTCCGGCCAAGCTGGTGCCGTCGGGCGCCCTATCGGTCGTCGGCGCGGCCACGGCGCTCGGGTCTTCGTGCAGCGACTTCACGATGCCGTAAGCCATGAGAAGCATGATCACGCTGACCGGCAAGGCCGCCGCAATCGAAGCCGTCTGCAGGGCTTTGAGGCCGCCGG encodes:
- a CDS encoding ABC transporter substrate-binding protein, with the protein product MKSFKRTVLLGLAASLLVPSAVWAQNGPQKELTVVSWGGSYTRSQMLAYVKPYREQRGEWVAMLTYGGGLDEIREQRDTENVVWDVVDFEQSDLIRACREGLLEKIDHGSLPPGDDGTPASEDFIPGAFTECGVGQTVWSTVVAYDQEAVGANPPSKLTDFFDLRKYPGKRGLRRDPRVVMEWALMADGVAPDQVYATLDTEAGQERAFAVLDKIKGNIVWWQDGSEPAALLDSGAVVMTSVWNGRLYRPVVEQGKAFAIVWDGQIWDIDSWGIPKGSPNLEKALDFIKFSTGSRRLADQAKHIPYGPARRSAMALVPAETKPLLPTAEENMMRALQTDADWWAGRQVALAAKFEEWLASGGRGLSGTAR